A single window of Danio rerio strain Tuebingen ecotype United States chromosome 15, GRCz12tu, whole genome shotgun sequence DNA harbors:
- the LOC103908824 gene encoding uncharacterized protein isoform X6 codes for MSRPPDRAKQAEQPCPSYKRFMEYRNLKSNDWQSCNYGPKGRYKPKERKQVQINVGVMVPHGSDLKPLRGKTLPLFTDPDVAAPDLLKHAVEKIRTFNKDMPEGPYVLLYPDCSEVDYVPGSDRPFKLSEYKKEIGKAYARIPFFICLEKHYKRVDDTSDSDFDSEIVITTRSTAEFNQADTLVFEPQNQSTPKLKLEDERDAPRHSSTIQPGQITISDDEDLDPPETGPENTSCYREETDITLPDIVANLSLPIDHKMVSRFNISRANVWDGAVRGFKRTTYSETCDMLVKFTDDTGVLEEGLDTGGPRREFLTLLMKHLKDRPIFDGPEGH; via the exons ATGTCTCGACCGCCGGACCGTGCCAAGCAAG CAGAACAACCATGCCCATCATACAAACGTTTCATGGAGTACAGAAACCTAAAGTCAAATGATTGGCAATCTTGTAACTATGGGCCAAAAGGAAGATACAAGCCTAAAGAAAGAAAACAAGTCCAG ATAAATGTAGGAGTGATGGTGCCACATGGAAGTGATTTAAAACCTCTAAGGGGGAAAACACTTCCCTTATTTACAGACCCCGACGTAGCAGCACCTGATTTGCTAAAACATGCTGTAGAGAAAATAAGAACATTTAACAAGGACATGCCAGAAGGACCTTACGTACTTTTGTATCCAGACTGCTCAGAGGTGGACTATGTGCCTGGATCAGACAGGCCATTCAAATTGTCAGAATATAAAAAGGAAATAGGAAAGGCATATGCCAGGATCCCTTTTTTCATTTGTCTAGAAAAACACTATAAAAGAG tggatgATACCTCAGACTCGGACTTCGACTCTGAAATCGTCATCACAACAAGGAGCACAGCTGAATTCAATCAAGCTGACACTTTG GTTTTTGAACCACAAAATCAAAGTACTCCCAAACTCAAACTGGAAGATGAAAG AGATGCTCCAAGACATTCATCAACAATTCAGCCAGGACAG ataacgATATCTGATGATGAGGATCTGGATCCACCTGAAACGGGTCCAGAAAATACTTCTTgctacag GGAGGAGACGGACATTACATTACCTGACATTGTAGCAAACCTGTCACTTcctattgaccataaaatggtcaGCCGGTTCAACATCTCAAGGGCTAATGTTTGGGATGGGGCTGTCAGAGGTTTCAAGCGTACAACATATTCTGAAACCTGTGACATGCTGGTCAAATTTACGGATGATACTGGTGTTCTGGAGGAGGGACTTGACACTGGAGGTCCAAGACGAGAGTTTTTAACTCTATTAATGAAACACCTTAAAGACCGGCCCATTTTTGATGGACCAGAAGGACATTGA
- the LOC103908824 gene encoding uncharacterized protein isoform X4, which produces MSRPPDRAKQAEQPCPSYKRFMEYRNLKSNDWQSCNYGPKGRYKPKERKQVQINVGVMVPHGSDLKPLRGKTLPLFTDPDVAAPDLLKHAVEKIRTFNKDMPEGPYVLLYPDCSEVDYVPGSDRPFKLSEYKKEIGKAYARIPFFICLEKHYKRVDDTSDSDFDSEIVITTRSTAEFNQADTLVFEPQNQSTPKLKLEDERDAPRHSSTIQPGQITISDDEDLDPPETGPENTSCYSKYTDLYLPNVEQENEEPVAVNVNNFQHTAMEETDITLPDIVANLSLPIDHKMVSRFNISRANVWDGAVRGFKRTTYSETCDMLVKFTDDTGVLEEGLDTGGPRREFLTLLMKHLKDRPIFDGPEGH; this is translated from the exons ATGTCTCGACCGCCGGACCGTGCCAAGCAAG CAGAACAACCATGCCCATCATACAAACGTTTCATGGAGTACAGAAACCTAAAGTCAAATGATTGGCAATCTTGTAACTATGGGCCAAAAGGAAGATACAAGCCTAAAGAAAGAAAACAAGTCCAG ATAAATGTAGGAGTGATGGTGCCACATGGAAGTGATTTAAAACCTCTAAGGGGGAAAACACTTCCCTTATTTACAGACCCCGACGTAGCAGCACCTGATTTGCTAAAACATGCTGTAGAGAAAATAAGAACATTTAACAAGGACATGCCAGAAGGACCTTACGTACTTTTGTATCCAGACTGCTCAGAGGTGGACTATGTGCCTGGATCAGACAGGCCATTCAAATTGTCAGAATATAAAAAGGAAATAGGAAAGGCATATGCCAGGATCCCTTTTTTCATTTGTCTAGAAAAACACTATAAAAGAG tggatgATACCTCAGACTCGGACTTCGACTCTGAAATCGTCATCACAACAAGGAGCACAGCTGAATTCAATCAAGCTGACACTTTG GTTTTTGAACCACAAAATCAAAGTACTCCCAAACTCAAACTGGAAGATGAAAG AGATGCTCCAAGACATTCATCAACAATTCAGCCAGGACAG ataacgATATCTGATGATGAGGATCTGGATCCACCTGAAACGGGTCCAGAAAATACTTCTTgctacag TAAATACACAGACCTGTATTTACCAAATGTTGAGCAAGAAAACGAAGAGCCAGTTGCTGTCAATGTGAATAATTTCCAACACACAGCAAT GGAGGAGACGGACATTACATTACCTGACATTGTAGCAAACCTGTCACTTcctattgaccataaaatggtcaGCCGGTTCAACATCTCAAGGGCTAATGTTTGGGATGGGGCTGTCAGAGGTTTCAAGCGTACAACATATTCTGAAACCTGTGACATGCTGGTCAAATTTACGGATGATACTGGTGTTCTGGAGGAGGGACTTGACACTGGAGGTCCAAGACGAGAGTTTTTAACTCTATTAATGAAACACCTTAAAGACCGGCCCATTTTTGATGGACCAGAAGGACATTGA
- the LOC103908824 gene encoding uncharacterized protein isoform X2, which translates to MFCPFCGKHMSTLTRFCFTFGRCFEFLKDADQTETPGMSRPPDRAKQEQPCPSYKRFMEYRNLKSNDWQSCNYGPKGRYKPKERKQVQINVGVMVPHGSDLKPLRGKTLPLFTDPDVAAPDLLKHAVEKIRTFNKDMPEGPYVLLYPDCSEVDYVPGSDRPFKLSEYKKEIGKAYARIPFFICLEKHYKRVDDTSDSDFDSEIVITTRSTAEFNQADTLVFEPQNQSTPKLKLEDERDAPRHSSTIQPGQITISDDEDLDPPETGPENTSCYSKYTDLYLPNVEQENEEPVAVNVNNFQHTAMEETDITLPDIVANLSLPIDHKMVSRFNISRANVWDGAVRGFKRTTYSETCDMLVKFTDDTGVLEEGLDTGGPRREFLTLLMKHLKDRPIFDGPEGH; encoded by the exons ATGTTTTGcccgttttgtggcaaacacatgagTACTCTAACGCGGTTTTGTTTTACGTTCGGTAGATGTTTCGAGTTTTTAAAGGACGCAGACCAGACGGAAACACCTGGGATGTCTCGACCGCCGGACCGTGCCAAGCAAG AACAACCATGCCCATCATACAAACGTTTCATGGAGTACAGAAACCTAAAGTCAAATGATTGGCAATCTTGTAACTATGGGCCAAAAGGAAGATACAAGCCTAAAGAAAGAAAACAAGTCCAG ATAAATGTAGGAGTGATGGTGCCACATGGAAGTGATTTAAAACCTCTAAGGGGGAAAACACTTCCCTTATTTACAGACCCCGACGTAGCAGCACCTGATTTGCTAAAACATGCTGTAGAGAAAATAAGAACATTTAACAAGGACATGCCAGAAGGACCTTACGTACTTTTGTATCCAGACTGCTCAGAGGTGGACTATGTGCCTGGATCAGACAGGCCATTCAAATTGTCAGAATATAAAAAGGAAATAGGAAAGGCATATGCCAGGATCCCTTTTTTCATTTGTCTAGAAAAACACTATAAAAGAG tggatgATACCTCAGACTCGGACTTCGACTCTGAAATCGTCATCACAACAAGGAGCACAGCTGAATTCAATCAAGCTGACACTTTG GTTTTTGAACCACAAAATCAAAGTACTCCCAAACTCAAACTGGAAGATGAAAG AGATGCTCCAAGACATTCATCAACAATTCAGCCAGGACAG ataacgATATCTGATGATGAGGATCTGGATCCACCTGAAACGGGTCCAGAAAATACTTCTTgctacag TAAATACACAGACCTGTATTTACCAAATGTTGAGCAAGAAAACGAAGAGCCAGTTGCTGTCAATGTGAATAATTTCCAACACACAGCAAT GGAGGAGACGGACATTACATTACCTGACATTGTAGCAAACCTGTCACTTcctattgaccataaaatggtcaGCCGGTTCAACATCTCAAGGGCTAATGTTTGGGATGGGGCTGTCAGAGGTTTCAAGCGTACAACATATTCTGAAACCTGTGACATGCTGGTCAAATTTACGGATGATACTGGTGTTCTGGAGGAGGGACTTGACACTGGAGGTCCAAGACGAGAGTTTTTAACTCTATTAATGAAACACCTTAAAGACCGGCCCATTTTTGATGGACCAGAAGGACATTGA
- the LOC103908824 gene encoding uncharacterized protein isoform X5: MSRPPDRAKQEQPCPSYKRFMEYRNLKSNDWQSCNYGPKGRYKPKERKQVQINVGVMVPHGSDLKPLRGKTLPLFTDPDVAAPDLLKHAVEKIRTFNKDMPEGPYVLLYPDCSEVDYVPGSDRPFKLSEYKKEIGKAYARIPFFICLEKHYKRVDDTSDSDFDSEIVITTRSTAEFNQADTLVFEPQNQSTPKLKLEDERDAPRHSSTIQPGQITISDDEDLDPPETGPENTSCYSKYTDLYLPNVEQENEEPVAVNVNNFQHTAMEETDITLPDIVANLSLPIDHKMVSRFNISRANVWDGAVRGFKRTTYSETCDMLVKFTDDTGVLEEGLDTGGPRREFLTLLMKHLKDRPIFDGPEGH; this comes from the exons ATGTCTCGACCGCCGGACCGTGCCAAGCAAG AACAACCATGCCCATCATACAAACGTTTCATGGAGTACAGAAACCTAAAGTCAAATGATTGGCAATCTTGTAACTATGGGCCAAAAGGAAGATACAAGCCTAAAGAAAGAAAACAAGTCCAG ATAAATGTAGGAGTGATGGTGCCACATGGAAGTGATTTAAAACCTCTAAGGGGGAAAACACTTCCCTTATTTACAGACCCCGACGTAGCAGCACCTGATTTGCTAAAACATGCTGTAGAGAAAATAAGAACATTTAACAAGGACATGCCAGAAGGACCTTACGTACTTTTGTATCCAGACTGCTCAGAGGTGGACTATGTGCCTGGATCAGACAGGCCATTCAAATTGTCAGAATATAAAAAGGAAATAGGAAAGGCATATGCCAGGATCCCTTTTTTCATTTGTCTAGAAAAACACTATAAAAGAG tggatgATACCTCAGACTCGGACTTCGACTCTGAAATCGTCATCACAACAAGGAGCACAGCTGAATTCAATCAAGCTGACACTTTG GTTTTTGAACCACAAAATCAAAGTACTCCCAAACTCAAACTGGAAGATGAAAG AGATGCTCCAAGACATTCATCAACAATTCAGCCAGGACAG ataacgATATCTGATGATGAGGATCTGGATCCACCTGAAACGGGTCCAGAAAATACTTCTTgctacag TAAATACACAGACCTGTATTTACCAAATGTTGAGCAAGAAAACGAAGAGCCAGTTGCTGTCAATGTGAATAATTTCCAACACACAGCAAT GGAGGAGACGGACATTACATTACCTGACATTGTAGCAAACCTGTCACTTcctattgaccataaaatggtcaGCCGGTTCAACATCTCAAGGGCTAATGTTTGGGATGGGGCTGTCAGAGGTTTCAAGCGTACAACATATTCTGAAACCTGTGACATGCTGGTCAAATTTACGGATGATACTGGTGTTCTGGAGGAGGGACTTGACACTGGAGGTCCAAGACGAGAGTTTTTAACTCTATTAATGAAACACCTTAAAGACCGGCCCATTTTTGATGGACCAGAAGGACATTGA
- the LOC103908824 gene encoding uncharacterized protein isoform X1 — MFCPFCGKHMSTLTRFCFTFGRCFEFLKDADQTETPGMSRPPDRAKQAEQPCPSYKRFMEYRNLKSNDWQSCNYGPKGRYKPKERKQVQINVGVMVPHGSDLKPLRGKTLPLFTDPDVAAPDLLKHAVEKIRTFNKDMPEGPYVLLYPDCSEVDYVPGSDRPFKLSEYKKEIGKAYARIPFFICLEKHYKRVDDTSDSDFDSEIVITTRSTAEFNQADTLVFEPQNQSTPKLKLEDERDAPRHSSTIQPGQITISDDEDLDPPETGPENTSCYSKYTDLYLPNVEQENEEPVAVNVNNFQHTAMEETDITLPDIVANLSLPIDHKMVSRFNISRANVWDGAVRGFKRTTYSETCDMLVKFTDDTGVLEEGLDTGGPRREFLTLLMKHLKDRPIFDGPEGH; from the exons ATGTTTTGcccgttttgtggcaaacacatgagTACTCTAACGCGGTTTTGTTTTACGTTCGGTAGATGTTTCGAGTTTTTAAAGGACGCAGACCAGACGGAAACACCTGGGATGTCTCGACCGCCGGACCGTGCCAAGCAAG CAGAACAACCATGCCCATCATACAAACGTTTCATGGAGTACAGAAACCTAAAGTCAAATGATTGGCAATCTTGTAACTATGGGCCAAAAGGAAGATACAAGCCTAAAGAAAGAAAACAAGTCCAG ATAAATGTAGGAGTGATGGTGCCACATGGAAGTGATTTAAAACCTCTAAGGGGGAAAACACTTCCCTTATTTACAGACCCCGACGTAGCAGCACCTGATTTGCTAAAACATGCTGTAGAGAAAATAAGAACATTTAACAAGGACATGCCAGAAGGACCTTACGTACTTTTGTATCCAGACTGCTCAGAGGTGGACTATGTGCCTGGATCAGACAGGCCATTCAAATTGTCAGAATATAAAAAGGAAATAGGAAAGGCATATGCCAGGATCCCTTTTTTCATTTGTCTAGAAAAACACTATAAAAGAG tggatgATACCTCAGACTCGGACTTCGACTCTGAAATCGTCATCACAACAAGGAGCACAGCTGAATTCAATCAAGCTGACACTTTG GTTTTTGAACCACAAAATCAAAGTACTCCCAAACTCAAACTGGAAGATGAAAG AGATGCTCCAAGACATTCATCAACAATTCAGCCAGGACAG ataacgATATCTGATGATGAGGATCTGGATCCACCTGAAACGGGTCCAGAAAATACTTCTTgctacag TAAATACACAGACCTGTATTTACCAAATGTTGAGCAAGAAAACGAAGAGCCAGTTGCTGTCAATGTGAATAATTTCCAACACACAGCAAT GGAGGAGACGGACATTACATTACCTGACATTGTAGCAAACCTGTCACTTcctattgaccataaaatggtcaGCCGGTTCAACATCTCAAGGGCTAATGTTTGGGATGGGGCTGTCAGAGGTTTCAAGCGTACAACATATTCTGAAACCTGTGACATGCTGGTCAAATTTACGGATGATACTGGTGTTCTGGAGGAGGGACTTGACACTGGAGGTCCAAGACGAGAGTTTTTAACTCTATTAATGAAACACCTTAAAGACCGGCCCATTTTTGATGGACCAGAAGGACATTGA
- the LOC103908824 gene encoding uncharacterized protein isoform X7 gives MFCPFCGKHMSTLTRFCFTFGRCFEFLKDADQTETPGMSRPPDRAKQEQPCPSYKRFMEYRNLKSNDWQSCNYGPKGRYKPKERKQVQINVGVMVPHGSDLKPLRGKTLPLFTDPDVAAPDLLKHAVEKIRTFNKDMPEGPYVLLYPDCSEVDYVPGSDRPFKLSEYKKEIGKAYARIPFFICLEKHYKRVDDTSDSDFDSEIVITTRSTAEFNQADTLVFEPQNQSTPKLKLEDERDAPRHSSTIQPGQITISDDEDLDPPETGPENTSCYREETDITLPDIVANLSLPIDHKMVSRFNISRANVWDGAVRGFKRTTYSETCDMLVKFTDDTGVLEEGLDTGGPRREFLTLLMKHLKDRPIFDGPEGH, from the exons ATGTTTTGcccgttttgtggcaaacacatgagTACTCTAACGCGGTTTTGTTTTACGTTCGGTAGATGTTTCGAGTTTTTAAAGGACGCAGACCAGACGGAAACACCTGGGATGTCTCGACCGCCGGACCGTGCCAAGCAAG AACAACCATGCCCATCATACAAACGTTTCATGGAGTACAGAAACCTAAAGTCAAATGATTGGCAATCTTGTAACTATGGGCCAAAAGGAAGATACAAGCCTAAAGAAAGAAAACAAGTCCAG ATAAATGTAGGAGTGATGGTGCCACATGGAAGTGATTTAAAACCTCTAAGGGGGAAAACACTTCCCTTATTTACAGACCCCGACGTAGCAGCACCTGATTTGCTAAAACATGCTGTAGAGAAAATAAGAACATTTAACAAGGACATGCCAGAAGGACCTTACGTACTTTTGTATCCAGACTGCTCAGAGGTGGACTATGTGCCTGGATCAGACAGGCCATTCAAATTGTCAGAATATAAAAAGGAAATAGGAAAGGCATATGCCAGGATCCCTTTTTTCATTTGTCTAGAAAAACACTATAAAAGAG tggatgATACCTCAGACTCGGACTTCGACTCTGAAATCGTCATCACAACAAGGAGCACAGCTGAATTCAATCAAGCTGACACTTTG GTTTTTGAACCACAAAATCAAAGTACTCCCAAACTCAAACTGGAAGATGAAAG AGATGCTCCAAGACATTCATCAACAATTCAGCCAGGACAG ataacgATATCTGATGATGAGGATCTGGATCCACCTGAAACGGGTCCAGAAAATACTTCTTgctacag GGAGGAGACGGACATTACATTACCTGACATTGTAGCAAACCTGTCACTTcctattgaccataaaatggtcaGCCGGTTCAACATCTCAAGGGCTAATGTTTGGGATGGGGCTGTCAGAGGTTTCAAGCGTACAACATATTCTGAAACCTGTGACATGCTGGTCAAATTTACGGATGATACTGGTGTTCTGGAGGAGGGACTTGACACTGGAGGTCCAAGACGAGAGTTTTTAACTCTATTAATGAAACACCTTAAAGACCGGCCCATTTTTGATGGACCAGAAGGACATTGA
- the LOC103908824 gene encoding uncharacterized protein isoform X3, translating to MFCPFCGKHMSTLTRFCFTFGRCFEFLKDADQTETPGMSRPPDRAKQAEQPCPSYKRFMEYRNLKSNDWQSCNYGPKGRYKPKERKQVQINVGVMVPHGSDLKPLRGKTLPLFTDPDVAAPDLLKHAVEKIRTFNKDMPEGPYVLLYPDCSEVDYVPGSDRPFKLSEYKKEIGKAYARIPFFICLEKHYKRVDDTSDSDFDSEIVITTRSTAEFNQADTLVFEPQNQSTPKLKLEDERDAPRHSSTIQPGQITISDDEDLDPPETGPENTSCYREETDITLPDIVANLSLPIDHKMVSRFNISRANVWDGAVRGFKRTTYSETCDMLVKFTDDTGVLEEGLDTGGPRREFLTLLMKHLKDRPIFDGPEGH from the exons ATGTTTTGcccgttttgtggcaaacacatgagTACTCTAACGCGGTTTTGTTTTACGTTCGGTAGATGTTTCGAGTTTTTAAAGGACGCAGACCAGACGGAAACACCTGGGATGTCTCGACCGCCGGACCGTGCCAAGCAAG CAGAACAACCATGCCCATCATACAAACGTTTCATGGAGTACAGAAACCTAAAGTCAAATGATTGGCAATCTTGTAACTATGGGCCAAAAGGAAGATACAAGCCTAAAGAAAGAAAACAAGTCCAG ATAAATGTAGGAGTGATGGTGCCACATGGAAGTGATTTAAAACCTCTAAGGGGGAAAACACTTCCCTTATTTACAGACCCCGACGTAGCAGCACCTGATTTGCTAAAACATGCTGTAGAGAAAATAAGAACATTTAACAAGGACATGCCAGAAGGACCTTACGTACTTTTGTATCCAGACTGCTCAGAGGTGGACTATGTGCCTGGATCAGACAGGCCATTCAAATTGTCAGAATATAAAAAGGAAATAGGAAAGGCATATGCCAGGATCCCTTTTTTCATTTGTCTAGAAAAACACTATAAAAGAG tggatgATACCTCAGACTCGGACTTCGACTCTGAAATCGTCATCACAACAAGGAGCACAGCTGAATTCAATCAAGCTGACACTTTG GTTTTTGAACCACAAAATCAAAGTACTCCCAAACTCAAACTGGAAGATGAAAG AGATGCTCCAAGACATTCATCAACAATTCAGCCAGGACAG ataacgATATCTGATGATGAGGATCTGGATCCACCTGAAACGGGTCCAGAAAATACTTCTTgctacag GGAGGAGACGGACATTACATTACCTGACATTGTAGCAAACCTGTCACTTcctattgaccataaaatggtcaGCCGGTTCAACATCTCAAGGGCTAATGTTTGGGATGGGGCTGTCAGAGGTTTCAAGCGTACAACATATTCTGAAACCTGTGACATGCTGGTCAAATTTACGGATGATACTGGTGTTCTGGAGGAGGGACTTGACACTGGAGGTCCAAGACGAGAGTTTTTAACTCTATTAATGAAACACCTTAAAGACCGGCCCATTTTTGATGGACCAGAAGGACATTGA
- the LOC103908824 gene encoding uncharacterized protein isoform X8: MSRPPDRAKQEQPCPSYKRFMEYRNLKSNDWQSCNYGPKGRYKPKERKQVQINVGVMVPHGSDLKPLRGKTLPLFTDPDVAAPDLLKHAVEKIRTFNKDMPEGPYVLLYPDCSEVDYVPGSDRPFKLSEYKKEIGKAYARIPFFICLEKHYKRVDDTSDSDFDSEIVITTRSTAEFNQADTLVFEPQNQSTPKLKLEDERDAPRHSSTIQPGQITISDDEDLDPPETGPENTSCYREETDITLPDIVANLSLPIDHKMVSRFNISRANVWDGAVRGFKRTTYSETCDMLVKFTDDTGVLEEGLDTGGPRREFLTLLMKHLKDRPIFDGPEGH; this comes from the exons ATGTCTCGACCGCCGGACCGTGCCAAGCAAG AACAACCATGCCCATCATACAAACGTTTCATGGAGTACAGAAACCTAAAGTCAAATGATTGGCAATCTTGTAACTATGGGCCAAAAGGAAGATACAAGCCTAAAGAAAGAAAACAAGTCCAG ATAAATGTAGGAGTGATGGTGCCACATGGAAGTGATTTAAAACCTCTAAGGGGGAAAACACTTCCCTTATTTACAGACCCCGACGTAGCAGCACCTGATTTGCTAAAACATGCTGTAGAGAAAATAAGAACATTTAACAAGGACATGCCAGAAGGACCTTACGTACTTTTGTATCCAGACTGCTCAGAGGTGGACTATGTGCCTGGATCAGACAGGCCATTCAAATTGTCAGAATATAAAAAGGAAATAGGAAAGGCATATGCCAGGATCCCTTTTTTCATTTGTCTAGAAAAACACTATAAAAGAG tggatgATACCTCAGACTCGGACTTCGACTCTGAAATCGTCATCACAACAAGGAGCACAGCTGAATTCAATCAAGCTGACACTTTG GTTTTTGAACCACAAAATCAAAGTACTCCCAAACTCAAACTGGAAGATGAAAG AGATGCTCCAAGACATTCATCAACAATTCAGCCAGGACAG ataacgATATCTGATGATGAGGATCTGGATCCACCTGAAACGGGTCCAGAAAATACTTCTTgctacag GGAGGAGACGGACATTACATTACCTGACATTGTAGCAAACCTGTCACTTcctattgaccataaaatggtcaGCCGGTTCAACATCTCAAGGGCTAATGTTTGGGATGGGGCTGTCAGAGGTTTCAAGCGTACAACATATTCTGAAACCTGTGACATGCTGGTCAAATTTACGGATGATACTGGTGTTCTGGAGGAGGGACTTGACACTGGAGGTCCAAGACGAGAGTTTTTAACTCTATTAATGAAACACCTTAAAGACCGGCCCATTTTTGATGGACCAGAAGGACATTGA
- the LOC103908824 gene encoding uncharacterized protein isoform X11 has translation MFCPFCGKHMSTLTRFCFTFGRCFEFLKDADQTETPGMSRPPDRAKQEQPCPSYKRFMEYRNLKSNDWQSCNYGPKGRYKPKERKQVQINVGVMVPHGSDLKPLRGKTLPLFTDPDVAAPDLLKHAVEKIRTFNKDMPEGPYVLLYPDCSEVDYVPGSDRPFKLSEYKKEIGKAYARIPFFICLEKHYKRVDDTSDSDFDSEIVITTRSTAEFNQADTLVFEPQNQSTPKLKLEDERAFTTRQRAI, from the exons ATGTTTTGcccgttttgtggcaaacacatgagTACTCTAACGCGGTTTTGTTTTACGTTCGGTAGATGTTTCGAGTTTTTAAAGGACGCAGACCAGACGGAAACACCTGGGATGTCTCGACCGCCGGACCGTGCCAAGCAAG AACAACCATGCCCATCATACAAACGTTTCATGGAGTACAGAAACCTAAAGTCAAATGATTGGCAATCTTGTAACTATGGGCCAAAAGGAAGATACAAGCCTAAAGAAAGAAAACAAGTCCAG ATAAATGTAGGAGTGATGGTGCCACATGGAAGTGATTTAAAACCTCTAAGGGGGAAAACACTTCCCTTATTTACAGACCCCGACGTAGCAGCACCTGATTTGCTAAAACATGCTGTAGAGAAAATAAGAACATTTAACAAGGACATGCCAGAAGGACCTTACGTACTTTTGTATCCAGACTGCTCAGAGGTGGACTATGTGCCTGGATCAGACAGGCCATTCAAATTGTCAGAATATAAAAAGGAAATAGGAAAGGCATATGCCAGGATCCCTTTTTTCATTTGTCTAGAAAAACACTATAAAAGAG tggatgATACCTCAGACTCGGACTTCGACTCTGAAATCGTCATCACAACAAGGAGCACAGCTGAATTCAATCAAGCTGACACTTTG GTTTTTGAACCACAAAATCAAAGTACTCCCAAACTCAAACTGGAAGATGAAAG GGCTTTCACTACCAGGCAAAgggcaatttaa
- the LOC103908824 gene encoding uncharacterized protein isoform X12: protein MSRPPDRAKQEQPCPSYKRFMEYRNLKSNDWQSCNYGPKGRYKPKERKQVQINVGVMVPHGSDLKPLRGKTLPLFTDPDVAAPDLLKHAVEKIRTFNKDMPEGPYVLLYPDCSEVDYVPGSDRPFKLSEYKKEIGKAYARIPFFICLEKHYKRVDDTSDSDFDSEIVITTRSTAEFNQADTLVFEPQNQSTPKLKLEDERAFTTRQRAI from the exons ATGTCTCGACCGCCGGACCGTGCCAAGCAAG AACAACCATGCCCATCATACAAACGTTTCATGGAGTACAGAAACCTAAAGTCAAATGATTGGCAATCTTGTAACTATGGGCCAAAAGGAAGATACAAGCCTAAAGAAAGAAAACAAGTCCAG ATAAATGTAGGAGTGATGGTGCCACATGGAAGTGATTTAAAACCTCTAAGGGGGAAAACACTTCCCTTATTTACAGACCCCGACGTAGCAGCACCTGATTTGCTAAAACATGCTGTAGAGAAAATAAGAACATTTAACAAGGACATGCCAGAAGGACCTTACGTACTTTTGTATCCAGACTGCTCAGAGGTGGACTATGTGCCTGGATCAGACAGGCCATTCAAATTGTCAGAATATAAAAAGGAAATAGGAAAGGCATATGCCAGGATCCCTTTTTTCATTTGTCTAGAAAAACACTATAAAAGAG tggatgATACCTCAGACTCGGACTTCGACTCTGAAATCGTCATCACAACAAGGAGCACAGCTGAATTCAATCAAGCTGACACTTTG GTTTTTGAACCACAAAATCAAAGTACTCCCAAACTCAAACTGGAAGATGAAAG GGCTTTCACTACCAGGCAAAgggcaatttaa